From Coturnix japonica isolate 7356 chromosome 1, Coturnix japonica 2.1, whole genome shotgun sequence, the proteins below share one genomic window:
- the SUPT20H gene encoding transcription factor SPT20 homolog isoform X1 — protein MQQALEQALDRAEYIIESARQRPPKRKYLSSGRKSVFQKLYDLYIEECEKEPEIKQKLRRNVNLLEKLVMQETLSCLVVNLYPGNEGYSLMLRGKNGSDSETIRLPYEEGELLEYLDAEELPPILVDLLEKSQVNIFHCGCVIAEIRDYRQSGNMKSPTYQSKHILLRPTMQTLICDVHSITSDNHKWTQEDKLLLESQLILATAEPLCLDPSIAVTCTTNRLLYNKQKMNTRPMKRCFKRYSKSSLNRQQEVAHYSTPPQLRLVDYVQKKKEKKVAQQYDLKISKAGNCVDMWKQNPCYLTAPSEVDVEKYAKVESSIKPDDSQPTVWPAHEVKDDYVFECEVGNQLQKTKLTIFQSLGNPLYYGKIQTLKGDDESDSLLVPPQFLIGSKTDAERVVNQYHELVKSEAKCPVKMFHNSGGSISLSHLSPGKEMEQPESISGSVQSSVLGKGVKHRPPPIKLPSSSGSSSSGNIFSPQQSSGHLKSPTPPPPPPSSKPPGLSRKQSMDLNQVSMLSPAAMSPASSSQRSGTPKPSTPTPTNTPSSTPHPSDAQSSTPITPSATPTPQESGFTPQPTLLTPFAQQQMSLSQALPVMTIPLSTMVTSITTGTTSTQVMANPAGLNFINVVGSVCGAQTLMSGSNPMLGCNTGAIAPAGINLSSILPPGGLVPSALPATMQSASQAGSPFGLKNASNLRPLNLLQGSDQGPSNQDQALSAQQAAVINLTGVGNFMQPQATVLSQLGSAMNRPGQSLPQQRLQLSSALQQQQQALQQQQQQIQQLRFLQHQMAMAAATAAAQAAHLRHQQHSGSHSKSKRKRGTTAPPKS, from the exons ATG CAGCAAGCTTTAGAGCAGGCATTGGATCGTGCAGAG taTATCATTGAAAGTGCTCGTCAGAGACCtcccaaaagaaaatatttatccaGTGGAAG aaaatctgtatttcaaaaacTCTATGATTTATATATAGAAGAATGTGAAAAAGAGCCCGAGATAAAG cagaagctgaGGCGAAATGTGAATTTACTTGAGAAGCTGGTTATGCAGGAGACGTTGTCATGTCTGGTAGTGAACCTCTATCCGGGAAATGAGGGTTATTCACTTAtgctcaggggaaaaaatggttcAG ATTCTGAGACCATTCGACTGCCTTATGAGGAAGGAGAGCTGCTTGAATATTTGGATGCAGAGGAGCTGCCACCTATTTTGGTTGATCTCTTAGAAAAATCTCAG gttaatatttttcactgtggATGTGTCATAGCGGAAATACGTGACTATAGGCAGTCTGGTAACATGAAATCTCCAACATACCAAAGCAAGCACATCCTTTTGCGTCCTACAATGCAG ACTTTAATTTGTGATGTTCATTCTATAACAAGTGACAACCACAAGTGGACACAG GAGGACAAACTCCTACTTGAGAGCCAACTTATTTTGGCTACAGCCGAGCCTCTGTGTCTTGATCCGTCAATAGCAGTGACCTGTACTACAAACAGACTCCTGtacaacaagcagaaaatgaatactCGCCCCATGAAACG GTGTTTCAAAAGGTACTCAAAGTCATCTCTGAACAGGCAGCAGGAAGTAGCTCACTACTCAACTCCACCTCAGCTCAGATTAGTTGACTATGtacagaagaagaaggagaagaaagtagCCCAGCAGTATGACCTCAAAATTTCTAAAGCTGGAAAT TGTGTAGATATGTGGAAACAGAACCCTTGCTACTTGACTGCACCTTCTGAAGTGGAT GTGGAAAAATATGCCAAAGTGGAAAGTTCTATCAAGCCTGATGACTCGCAACCAACTGTTTGGCCAGCACAC GAAGTAAAAGATGATTATGTGTTTGAATGTGAAGTTGGTAATCAGctgcaaaaaacaaagctgacCATTTTTCAGTCTCTTGGCAATCCGTTGTACTACGGTAAAATCCAGACACTCAAAGGTGATGATGAGAGTGACAGCTTATTAGTTCCACCACA attcCTGATTGGTTCCAAGACTGATGCTGAAAG GGTGGTGAACCAATATCACGAGTTGGTAAAAAGCGAAGCTAAATGTCctgtgaaaatgtttcataATTCAGGTGGATCAATCAGTCTTAGTCATCTTTCCccagggaaggaaatggaa CAGCCCGAAAGTATATCAGGCTCTGTTCAGTCTTCAGTGTTGGGAAAAGGTGTAAAACACCGACCTCCTCCCATCAAATTACCTTCAAGTTCAGGAAGTAGCTCTTCAG gtaATATCTTTAGTCCACAGCAGTCAAGTGGCCATCTAAAATCCCCAACTCCGCCACCTCCTCCACCTTCTTCTAAGCCACCTGGTCTTTCTCGGAAACAATCTATGGATCTTAACCAAGTTAGCATGCTCTCTCCAGCTGCCATGTCTCCTGCGAGCTCTTCACAAA GGTCTGGAACTCCTAAACCATCTACTCCTACTCCAACCAACACCCCTTCATCGACCCCACACCCTTCTGATGCTCAGAGCTCAACTCCTATTACCCCTTCCGCCACCCCTACTCCCCAAGAATCAGGCTTCACCCCTCAGCCCACTTTGTTAACCCCGTTTGCTCAGCAGCAGATGTCTCTGAGCCAGGCACTGCCTGTAATGACCATTCCTCTTTCCACCATGGTAACATCCATTACTACAGGAACAACCTCCACCCAGGTCATGGCAAACCCTGCAGGACTTAACTTCATCAATGTAGTGGGCTCTGTGTG TGGAGCGCAGACATTGATGAGTGGTTCAAACCCTATGTTGGGGTGCAACACTGGTGCCATAGCCCCTGCAGGTATAAATCTGAGTAGCATTTTACCACCAGGAGGTCTGGTACCAAGTGCACTGCCCGCTACAATGCAGTCTGCCTCTCAAGCAG GCAGCCCTTTTGGTTTGAAAAATGCATCAAATCTTCGGCCCTTAAATCTCCTACAG GGGTCTGACCAAGGTCCGTCAAATCAAGATCAGGCATTGTCTGCCCAACAAGCTGCTGTTATTAACCTGACGGGAGTAGGGAATTTCATGCAGCCTCAAGCCACAG TGTTGTCTCAGCTTGGCTCTGCCATGAACAGACCTGGGCAAAGCCTTCCTCAGCAGAGACTCCAGCTCTCTTCTGCCttacaacagcaacaacaagccttgcagcagcagcagcaacagataCAA CAGTTGCGATTCTTGCAGCATCAAATGGCTatggcagcagcaacagcagcagcacaagcagctcATCTGCGACATCAGCAGCATTCAGGCAGCCACtcaaaaagtaaaaggaaaagaggcacAACTGCCCCTCCAAAATCCTGa
- the SUPT20H gene encoding transcription factor SPT20 homolog isoform X4, with amino-acid sequence MQALEQALDRAEYIIESARQRPPKRKYLSSGRKSVFQKLYDLYIEECEKEPEIKQKLRRNVNLLEKLVMQETLSCLVVNLYPGNEGYSLMLRGKNGSDSETIRLPYEEGELLEYLDAEELPPILVDLLEKSQVNIFHCGCVIAEIRDYRQSGNMKSPTYQSKHILLRPTMQTLICDVHSITSDNHKWTQEDKLLLESQLILATAEPLCLDPSIAVTCTTNRLLYNKQKMNTRPMKRCFKRYSKSSLNRQQEVAHYSTPPQLRLVDYVQKKKEKKVAQQYDLKISKAGNCVDMWKQNPCYLTAPSEVDVEKYAKVESSIKPDDSQPTVWPAHEVKDDYVFECEVGNQLQKTKLTIFQSLGNPLYYGKIQTLKGDDESDSLLVPPQFLIGSKTDAERVVNQYHELVKSEAKCPVKMFHNSGGSISLSHLSPGKEMEQPESISGSVQSSVLGKGVKHRPPPIKLPSSSGSSSSGNIFSPQQSSGHLKSPTPPPPPPSSKPPGLSRKQSMDLNQVSMLSPAAMSPASSSQRSGTPKPSTPTPTNTPSSTPHPSDAQSSTPITPSATPTPQESGFTPQPTLLTPFAQQQMSLSQALPVMTIPLSTMVTSITTGTTSTQVMANPAGLNFINVVGSVCGAQTLMSGSNPMLGCNTGAIAPAGINLSSILPPGGLVPSALPATMQSASQAGSPFGLKNASNLRPLNLLQGSDQGPSNQDQALSAQQAAVINLTGVGNFMQPQATVLSQLGSAMNRPGQSLPQQRLQLSSALQQQQQALQQQQQQIQQLRFLQHQMAMAAATAAAQAAHLRHQQHSGSHSKSKRKRGTTAPPKS; translated from the exons ATG CAAGCTTTAGAGCAGGCATTGGATCGTGCAGAG taTATCATTGAAAGTGCTCGTCAGAGACCtcccaaaagaaaatatttatccaGTGGAAG aaaatctgtatttcaaaaacTCTATGATTTATATATAGAAGAATGTGAAAAAGAGCCCGAGATAAAG cagaagctgaGGCGAAATGTGAATTTACTTGAGAAGCTGGTTATGCAGGAGACGTTGTCATGTCTGGTAGTGAACCTCTATCCGGGAAATGAGGGTTATTCACTTAtgctcaggggaaaaaatggttcAG ATTCTGAGACCATTCGACTGCCTTATGAGGAAGGAGAGCTGCTTGAATATTTGGATGCAGAGGAGCTGCCACCTATTTTGGTTGATCTCTTAGAAAAATCTCAG gttaatatttttcactgtggATGTGTCATAGCGGAAATACGTGACTATAGGCAGTCTGGTAACATGAAATCTCCAACATACCAAAGCAAGCACATCCTTTTGCGTCCTACAATGCAG ACTTTAATTTGTGATGTTCATTCTATAACAAGTGACAACCACAAGTGGACACAG GAGGACAAACTCCTACTTGAGAGCCAACTTATTTTGGCTACAGCCGAGCCTCTGTGTCTTGATCCGTCAATAGCAGTGACCTGTACTACAAACAGACTCCTGtacaacaagcagaaaatgaatactCGCCCCATGAAACG GTGTTTCAAAAGGTACTCAAAGTCATCTCTGAACAGGCAGCAGGAAGTAGCTCACTACTCAACTCCACCTCAGCTCAGATTAGTTGACTATGtacagaagaagaaggagaagaaagtagCCCAGCAGTATGACCTCAAAATTTCTAAAGCTGGAAAT TGTGTAGATATGTGGAAACAGAACCCTTGCTACTTGACTGCACCTTCTGAAGTGGAT GTGGAAAAATATGCCAAAGTGGAAAGTTCTATCAAGCCTGATGACTCGCAACCAACTGTTTGGCCAGCACAC GAAGTAAAAGATGATTATGTGTTTGAATGTGAAGTTGGTAATCAGctgcaaaaaacaaagctgacCATTTTTCAGTCTCTTGGCAATCCGTTGTACTACGGTAAAATCCAGACACTCAAAGGTGATGATGAGAGTGACAGCTTATTAGTTCCACCACA attcCTGATTGGTTCCAAGACTGATGCTGAAAG GGTGGTGAACCAATATCACGAGTTGGTAAAAAGCGAAGCTAAATGTCctgtgaaaatgtttcataATTCAGGTGGATCAATCAGTCTTAGTCATCTTTCCccagggaaggaaatggaa CAGCCCGAAAGTATATCAGGCTCTGTTCAGTCTTCAGTGTTGGGAAAAGGTGTAAAACACCGACCTCCTCCCATCAAATTACCTTCAAGTTCAGGAAGTAGCTCTTCAG gtaATATCTTTAGTCCACAGCAGTCAAGTGGCCATCTAAAATCCCCAACTCCGCCACCTCCTCCACCTTCTTCTAAGCCACCTGGTCTTTCTCGGAAACAATCTATGGATCTTAACCAAGTTAGCATGCTCTCTCCAGCTGCCATGTCTCCTGCGAGCTCTTCACAAA GGTCTGGAACTCCTAAACCATCTACTCCTACTCCAACCAACACCCCTTCATCGACCCCACACCCTTCTGATGCTCAGAGCTCAACTCCTATTACCCCTTCCGCCACCCCTACTCCCCAAGAATCAGGCTTCACCCCTCAGCCCACTTTGTTAACCCCGTTTGCTCAGCAGCAGATGTCTCTGAGCCAGGCACTGCCTGTAATGACCATTCCTCTTTCCACCATGGTAACATCCATTACTACAGGAACAACCTCCACCCAGGTCATGGCAAACCCTGCAGGACTTAACTTCATCAATGTAGTGGGCTCTGTGTG TGGAGCGCAGACATTGATGAGTGGTTCAAACCCTATGTTGGGGTGCAACACTGGTGCCATAGCCCCTGCAGGTATAAATCTGAGTAGCATTTTACCACCAGGAGGTCTGGTACCAAGTGCACTGCCCGCTACAATGCAGTCTGCCTCTCAAGCAG GCAGCCCTTTTGGTTTGAAAAATGCATCAAATCTTCGGCCCTTAAATCTCCTACAG GGGTCTGACCAAGGTCCGTCAAATCAAGATCAGGCATTGTCTGCCCAACAAGCTGCTGTTATTAACCTGACGGGAGTAGGGAATTTCATGCAGCCTCAAGCCACAG TGTTGTCTCAGCTTGGCTCTGCCATGAACAGACCTGGGCAAAGCCTTCCTCAGCAGAGACTCCAGCTCTCTTCTGCCttacaacagcaacaacaagccttgcagcagcagcagcaacagataCAA CAGTTGCGATTCTTGCAGCATCAAATGGCTatggcagcagcaacagcagcagcacaagcagctcATCTGCGACATCAGCAGCATTCAGGCAGCCACtcaaaaagtaaaaggaaaagaggcacAACTGCCCCTCCAAAATCCTGa
- the SUPT20H gene encoding transcription factor SPT20 homolog isoform X12 — MQQALEQALDRAEYIIESARQRPPKRKYLSSGRKSVFQKLYDLYIEECEKEPEIKKLRRNVNLLEKLVMQETLSCLVVNLYPGNEGYSLMLRGKNGSDSETIRLPYEEGELLEYLDAEELPPILVDLLEKSQVNIFHCGCVIAEIRDYRQSGNMKSPTYQSKHILLRPTMQTLICDVHSITSDNHKWTQEDKLLLESQLILATAEPLCLDPSIAVTCTTNRLLYNKQKMNTRPMKRCFKRYSKSSLNRQQEVAHYSTPPQLRLVDYVQKKKEKKVAQQYDLKISKAGNCVDMWKQNPCYLTAPSEVDVEKYAKVESSIKPDDSQPTVWPAHEVKDDYVFECEVGNQLQKTKLTIFQSLGNPLYYGKIQTLKGDDESDSLLVPPQFLIGSKTDAERVVNQYHELVKSEAKCPVKMFHNSGGSISLSHLSPGKEMEPESISGSVQSSVLGKGVKHRPPPIKLPSSSGSSSSGNIFSPQQSSGHLKSPTPPPPPPSSKPPGLSRKQSMDLNQVSMLSPAAMSPASSSQRTTSTQVMANPAGLNFINVVGSVCGAQTLMSGSNPMLGCNTGAIAPAGINLSSILPPGGLVPSALPATMQSASQAGSPFGLKNASNLRPLNLLQGSDQGPSNQDQALSAQQAAVINLTGVGNFMQPQATAVAILAASNGYGSSNSSSTSSSSATSAAFRQPLKK; from the exons ATG CAGCAAGCTTTAGAGCAGGCATTGGATCGTGCAGAG taTATCATTGAAAGTGCTCGTCAGAGACCtcccaaaagaaaatatttatccaGTGGAAG aaaatctgtatttcaaaaacTCTATGATTTATATATAGAAGAATGTGAAAAAGAGCCCGAGATAAAG aagctgaGGCGAAATGTGAATTTACTTGAGAAGCTGGTTATGCAGGAGACGTTGTCATGTCTGGTAGTGAACCTCTATCCGGGAAATGAGGGTTATTCACTTAtgctcaggggaaaaaatggttcAG ATTCTGAGACCATTCGACTGCCTTATGAGGAAGGAGAGCTGCTTGAATATTTGGATGCAGAGGAGCTGCCACCTATTTTGGTTGATCTCTTAGAAAAATCTCAG gttaatatttttcactgtggATGTGTCATAGCGGAAATACGTGACTATAGGCAGTCTGGTAACATGAAATCTCCAACATACCAAAGCAAGCACATCCTTTTGCGTCCTACAATGCAG ACTTTAATTTGTGATGTTCATTCTATAACAAGTGACAACCACAAGTGGACACAG GAGGACAAACTCCTACTTGAGAGCCAACTTATTTTGGCTACAGCCGAGCCTCTGTGTCTTGATCCGTCAATAGCAGTGACCTGTACTACAAACAGACTCCTGtacaacaagcagaaaatgaatactCGCCCCATGAAACG GTGTTTCAAAAGGTACTCAAAGTCATCTCTGAACAGGCAGCAGGAAGTAGCTCACTACTCAACTCCACCTCAGCTCAGATTAGTTGACTATGtacagaagaagaaggagaagaaagtagCCCAGCAGTATGACCTCAAAATTTCTAAAGCTGGAAAT TGTGTAGATATGTGGAAACAGAACCCTTGCTACTTGACTGCACCTTCTGAAGTGGAT GTGGAAAAATATGCCAAAGTGGAAAGTTCTATCAAGCCTGATGACTCGCAACCAACTGTTTGGCCAGCACAC GAAGTAAAAGATGATTATGTGTTTGAATGTGAAGTTGGTAATCAGctgcaaaaaacaaagctgacCATTTTTCAGTCTCTTGGCAATCCGTTGTACTACGGTAAAATCCAGACACTCAAAGGTGATGATGAGAGTGACAGCTTATTAGTTCCACCACA attcCTGATTGGTTCCAAGACTGATGCTGAAAG GGTGGTGAACCAATATCACGAGTTGGTAAAAAGCGAAGCTAAATGTCctgtgaaaatgtttcataATTCAGGTGGATCAATCAGTCTTAGTCATCTTTCCccagggaaggaaatggaa CCCGAAAGTATATCAGGCTCTGTTCAGTCTTCAGTGTTGGGAAAAGGTGTAAAACACCGACCTCCTCCCATCAAATTACCTTCAAGTTCAGGAAGTAGCTCTTCAG gtaATATCTTTAGTCCACAGCAGTCAAGTGGCCATCTAAAATCCCCAACTCCGCCACCTCCTCCACCTTCTTCTAAGCCACCTGGTCTTTCTCGGAAACAATCTATGGATCTTAACCAAGTTAGCATGCTCTCTCCAGCTGCCATGTCTCCTGCGAGCTCTTCACAAA GAACAACCTCCACCCAGGTCATGGCAAACCCTGCAGGACTTAACTTCATCAATGTAGTGGGCTCTGTGTG TGGAGCGCAGACATTGATGAGTGGTTCAAACCCTATGTTGGGGTGCAACACTGGTGCCATAGCCCCTGCAGGTATAAATCTGAGTAGCATTTTACCACCAGGAGGTCTGGTACCAAGTGCACTGCCCGCTACAATGCAGTCTGCCTCTCAAGCAG GCAGCCCTTTTGGTTTGAAAAATGCATCAAATCTTCGGCCCTTAAATCTCCTACAG GGGTCTGACCAAGGTCCGTCAAATCAAGATCAGGCATTGTCTGCCCAACAAGCTGCTGTTATTAACCTGACGGGAGTAGGGAATTTCATGCAGCCTCAAGCCACAG CAGTTGCGATTCTTGCAGCATCAAATGGCTatggcagcagcaacagcagcagcacaagcagctcATCTGCGACATCAGCAGCATTCAGGCAGCCACtcaaaaagtaa
- the SUPT20H gene encoding transcription factor SPT20 homolog isoform X3, with translation MQQALEQALDRAEYIIESARQRPPKRKYLSSGRKSVFQKLYDLYIEECEKEPEIKQKLRRNVNLLEKLVMQETLSCLVVNLYPGNEGYSLMLRGKNGSDSETIRLPYEEGELLEYLDAEELPPILVDLLEKSQVNIFHCGCVIAEIRDYRQSGNMKSPTYQSKHILLRPTMQTLICDVHSITSDNHKWTQEDKLLLESQLILATAEPLCLDPSIAVTCTTNRLLYNKQKMNTRPMKRCFKRYSKSSLNRQQEVAHYSTPPQLRLVDYVQKKKEKKVAQQYDLKISKAGNCVDMWKQNPCYLTAPSEVDVEKYAKVESSIKPDDSQPTVWPAHEVKDDYVFECEVGNQLQKTKLTIFQSLGNPLYYGKIQTLKGDDESDSLLVPPQFLIGSKTDAERVVNQYHELVKSEAKCPVKMFHNSGGSISLSHLSPGKEMEPESISGSVQSSVLGKGVKHRPPPIKLPSSSGSSSSGNIFSPQQSSGHLKSPTPPPPPPSSKPPGLSRKQSMDLNQVSMLSPAAMSPASSSQRSGTPKPSTPTPTNTPSSTPHPSDAQSSTPITPSATPTPQESGFTPQPTLLTPFAQQQMSLSQALPVMTIPLSTMVTSITTGTTSTQVMANPAGLNFINVVGSVCGAQTLMSGSNPMLGCNTGAIAPAGINLSSILPPGGLVPSALPATMQSASQAGSPFGLKNASNLRPLNLLQGSDQGPSNQDQALSAQQAAVINLTGVGNFMQPQATVLSQLGSAMNRPGQSLPQQRLQLSSALQQQQQALQQQQQQIQQLRFLQHQMAMAAATAAAQAAHLRHQQHSGSHSKSKRKRGTTAPPKS, from the exons ATG CAGCAAGCTTTAGAGCAGGCATTGGATCGTGCAGAG taTATCATTGAAAGTGCTCGTCAGAGACCtcccaaaagaaaatatttatccaGTGGAAG aaaatctgtatttcaaaaacTCTATGATTTATATATAGAAGAATGTGAAAAAGAGCCCGAGATAAAG cagaagctgaGGCGAAATGTGAATTTACTTGAGAAGCTGGTTATGCAGGAGACGTTGTCATGTCTGGTAGTGAACCTCTATCCGGGAAATGAGGGTTATTCACTTAtgctcaggggaaaaaatggttcAG ATTCTGAGACCATTCGACTGCCTTATGAGGAAGGAGAGCTGCTTGAATATTTGGATGCAGAGGAGCTGCCACCTATTTTGGTTGATCTCTTAGAAAAATCTCAG gttaatatttttcactgtggATGTGTCATAGCGGAAATACGTGACTATAGGCAGTCTGGTAACATGAAATCTCCAACATACCAAAGCAAGCACATCCTTTTGCGTCCTACAATGCAG ACTTTAATTTGTGATGTTCATTCTATAACAAGTGACAACCACAAGTGGACACAG GAGGACAAACTCCTACTTGAGAGCCAACTTATTTTGGCTACAGCCGAGCCTCTGTGTCTTGATCCGTCAATAGCAGTGACCTGTACTACAAACAGACTCCTGtacaacaagcagaaaatgaatactCGCCCCATGAAACG GTGTTTCAAAAGGTACTCAAAGTCATCTCTGAACAGGCAGCAGGAAGTAGCTCACTACTCAACTCCACCTCAGCTCAGATTAGTTGACTATGtacagaagaagaaggagaagaaagtagCCCAGCAGTATGACCTCAAAATTTCTAAAGCTGGAAAT TGTGTAGATATGTGGAAACAGAACCCTTGCTACTTGACTGCACCTTCTGAAGTGGAT GTGGAAAAATATGCCAAAGTGGAAAGTTCTATCAAGCCTGATGACTCGCAACCAACTGTTTGGCCAGCACAC GAAGTAAAAGATGATTATGTGTTTGAATGTGAAGTTGGTAATCAGctgcaaaaaacaaagctgacCATTTTTCAGTCTCTTGGCAATCCGTTGTACTACGGTAAAATCCAGACACTCAAAGGTGATGATGAGAGTGACAGCTTATTAGTTCCACCACA attcCTGATTGGTTCCAAGACTGATGCTGAAAG GGTGGTGAACCAATATCACGAGTTGGTAAAAAGCGAAGCTAAATGTCctgtgaaaatgtttcataATTCAGGTGGATCAATCAGTCTTAGTCATCTTTCCccagggaaggaaatggaa CCCGAAAGTATATCAGGCTCTGTTCAGTCTTCAGTGTTGGGAAAAGGTGTAAAACACCGACCTCCTCCCATCAAATTACCTTCAAGTTCAGGAAGTAGCTCTTCAG gtaATATCTTTAGTCCACAGCAGTCAAGTGGCCATCTAAAATCCCCAACTCCGCCACCTCCTCCACCTTCTTCTAAGCCACCTGGTCTTTCTCGGAAACAATCTATGGATCTTAACCAAGTTAGCATGCTCTCTCCAGCTGCCATGTCTCCTGCGAGCTCTTCACAAA GGTCTGGAACTCCTAAACCATCTACTCCTACTCCAACCAACACCCCTTCATCGACCCCACACCCTTCTGATGCTCAGAGCTCAACTCCTATTACCCCTTCCGCCACCCCTACTCCCCAAGAATCAGGCTTCACCCCTCAGCCCACTTTGTTAACCCCGTTTGCTCAGCAGCAGATGTCTCTGAGCCAGGCACTGCCTGTAATGACCATTCCTCTTTCCACCATGGTAACATCCATTACTACAGGAACAACCTCCACCCAGGTCATGGCAAACCCTGCAGGACTTAACTTCATCAATGTAGTGGGCTCTGTGTG TGGAGCGCAGACATTGATGAGTGGTTCAAACCCTATGTTGGGGTGCAACACTGGTGCCATAGCCCCTGCAGGTATAAATCTGAGTAGCATTTTACCACCAGGAGGTCTGGTACCAAGTGCACTGCCCGCTACAATGCAGTCTGCCTCTCAAGCAG GCAGCCCTTTTGGTTTGAAAAATGCATCAAATCTTCGGCCCTTAAATCTCCTACAG GGGTCTGACCAAGGTCCGTCAAATCAAGATCAGGCATTGTCTGCCCAACAAGCTGCTGTTATTAACCTGACGGGAGTAGGGAATTTCATGCAGCCTCAAGCCACAG TGTTGTCTCAGCTTGGCTCTGCCATGAACAGACCTGGGCAAAGCCTTCCTCAGCAGAGACTCCAGCTCTCTTCTGCCttacaacagcaacaacaagccttgcagcagcagcagcaacagataCAA CAGTTGCGATTCTTGCAGCATCAAATGGCTatggcagcagcaacagcagcagcacaagcagctcATCTGCGACATCAGCAGCATTCAGGCAGCCACtcaaaaagtaaaaggaaaagaggcacAACTGCCCCTCCAAAATCCTGa